CCTATTACTTCAAGGCATTTCGCGCGGCGAGCGCATGGATTATAGTTTGCAAAAAGCGGTAGAACTCGGTGTAACCGCGATTCAGCCGGTATTTACCGAACGCTGCGAAGTCCGTCTTGATGAAGAAAAAGCTGAAAAGCGCCGTCAGCAATGGCAAGCCCTTGTGATCAGCGCCTGTGAGCAATCTGGCCGCTGCGTGGTGCCGGAGGTCAAATCGCTCGTCACTTTAAACGACTGGTTAGCTGAAAACCCACAGCAACCAGGCCTGGTGCTCGACCCTTACAGCCGTCAAACCCTCAATACACTTGCGGCACCTGATGTCAGCCAGGTCTTGGCGATACTGATTGGCCCCGAAGGCGGTCTAAGCGAACAAGAAGTCGCCCAAGCTCAAACTCAGGGATTCCAAGGTATTCGGCTCGGCCCACGCATCCTGCGCACCGAAACCGCCGCCCCAGTTATCCTCAGCCTATTGCAAGGCCGCTGGGGCGATTTAAGTTAAAAACATTACCTTAGTTGATGACAACAGGGCGATCTTCAGCCGCTCTAAAAGCGCGTGCCGAACCTCTTAATGACACATCCAGCACCAGCGTTTGCTCCTCGCCAAAGCCTCGGAAACCGACCTTCATGACCCGCCCTGCCATCAATTGCATCATCACATCATCACCAATATTGCCCATGACACGACAACCATCAGCCAAGCAGGTGCTAAATGGCAGTCCAATTTCTTCGTTTTCATCAATCCTAAGCACAATGCCCGCTAACAAATCCATCCCGAGCGGGAAGGTCATGGTCAAACGAGCTTGCCTGTCCGCATAGAACACCATCGCTTCAAGGAGTCGCATAGTTTGATCCCCTTGCGCTAGGTCTAAAGCCTGCACCGCTCGACAGGATTTATCTCCCTGCTCGGTACACACCACCTGCCAATCACCAAAGGTGTTTGCCAAGGACCAGGCACTACCCTGCGCCGGAACCGCCAAGTCAGCAGATGGCTCAACCGCCGCAACATTGACCGCATTCAACATAAGCCCACTTAACAATAACGCATAAAACTTACTCACGAAAAATACTCCCTAAATTTAACGCCAAAAAGATAATTTTACTATTTTACCCGAGCTTAATCATGCCAAACATAGCCAACACCATGAACCGTTTCAAAAGGCACTGACTGACCCGTAGCTTGCTCAATTTTGTGGCGAATTCGATAAACAGCAGAGTCCAGCGCTTTTGAATCATAGTTAATAGGGTCTTGGTTCATTGCCATAATCAATGCTGAACGTGTAACCAATTGACCAAATTCAGCGATCATTAACTCGACCATCATCGCTTCTCTAGCCGTAAGCTGAATCACTAACTGATCAGGCGAATATAGACGCTTCCGTTTGATATACCAGCTAGAGCTTGCATTTTCAGCACGGACCGATGGATTGGACGACGCTGTTTGAGTGATCTTGCGCTCGAACTGCTCCAAAATAGCCAAAAGTTCATCAAAATCAATAGGCTTTGATAAATAGTAATTGACATCGCGGTTAAAGGCCGCCACTCTGTCCTGCACCTCACCCAGCGCACTCATAACGAGCATAAATCCATCATGATGCTTTTTAATCCGCGCGATATCTTTTAGCGCATCCCCTTCGGGTAACAACCGATCCAATAAAACAGCATCATATACTTGGTTTGAAAGTGCCAGTAAACTATCATTTAAATTATTACAGACGGTTACATGATATTGACGCTTTATTAAAAACCGCTCTAGTTGGTAGGCTAAATCAATTTCATCTTCTATCAATAACAGCCGCATACGGAGAATCCTTGTTTGCTCACACTACTTCATAATCCTGGTGTCAAAAATCTACTGAAAAGTATACCCCTGCTTCTAAAGGCTTTGTTGATCTTTTTTGCTTTCACGCTAAACGGCGTGGAGGCTCAGGATCATTGCCCAATAACCCTTGCGCTTGACCCCAGTAGCAGAATGCTTATCGATGCGCCAAGCGACCTTGATTTTCCCGACATCTTGACAACTAACTTTACCGTTCCCTACAAAAACCAATCGCTCGGTTTAATCAAAGAGGCTATATGGATAAAAACGCCGTTAAACCTAGATAGGGACTGTGAATCACTGCAATGGAGCCTAGTGTTTGGCACTGCTTTTCACGACTTTATTGACCTATACATTGTAGATGGTGACCAATTATTAGCGCATTATGCGCTTGGTGATCGCCGCGCCACCCACCCAATACTTGGCCCGCAGCGAAAACCCACCATTCCATTAGCTGCTTATATTAACCAAGACACATCCAACAAACCATTAACCCTATATATTCGGATTGCCTCGCAGAATGCCTTAATCGCCGACCTAAGCCTGATGACTGATCAAGCCATTAGTGATGATGAACAACCGATTTTAATTTTATCCGCGTTTATTGCGGCGACGCTCTTTCTGCTCGGTGTACTAAGCCTGATTCTATTGGGGATGACCTTAAAAATTGCGCTTACGTATTATTTTATAATGTTGGTTAGCTATAGTTTTGTCTTGGCCGCTGTTTATGGCTGGCTAAATCTAACCCCCATCAATAGTGATCCTTGGCTTACCATCGCACAAGCCACTATTGCGTTAAGTTTTTTATTACTATCTAACACCGTGCTCAAGTTGGATAATTTGTTCACAAAAACCTACCGCAGCCTTCTAATACTAAACAGCCTAAACTTTGTTTTTGCGTGCTACAGTGCTTTTATTGATGAACTTCAATTGGCCATTTTATTCAGCCATCTTTTAGGCAGTTTCACCATATTCATGATTATGCTACTAAGCATACGCCTGTTTAAAACCAACACTATTGCCCGCCTTTATATGCTGATTTTTGGATTTATGGCATTGTCTCTAATCCTACGAACGGCTTTTTTGCATGGATTACTGCCTGGCAATTTTATAACCAATCACTTATTTGCATTAGTAGGCATTATTCAGCTTACATTATTGTTTTTTACAACACTCAGTTATTATTTTTTAGAATTCAAACAGCTAGTCACTCAAAAACAACAGCTTATATTTGAACAAGAACAGATCACCCAACGAAAACTATTTTTAAGATTGTTAGCACATGAACTGATGACGCCCTTAGCTATCAGCGATGCAGCCGCGCGTAATTTAATCGACGATATAGAACTCGAATGTAAAAGCGAGAGCAATCAAAAACTACGTAATCAATTATTAAACGATATAACCATCCAGCGACGTGCCCTAAAAAGGATGCAAGAACTTGTGCAACAATGCTTGGTGAGTCAGCAAGATATCAATCGGTTTAGCGACGGGGAAACGTCCTTGAAACTGATCTTAACCTCAGTAGAGCATGAGGTTAAAGCTATGGACATTGATAACCGTGTCATTTTAAACACTGCGGTGCCTTTAGCCAAGCAACCGCAATTGATTATTAAAGGCGATCATCAACCGCTATTGTTCGCCATGAAGTTAATTCTTAACAACGCCCTTAAATACTCACCTGAACAACAAAAAGTTGAGCTAGCAATCACTTTGGAGCCACTGACTTTATTAGCTGAAAAAGCATCGCAACAGCTGATTATTGAGGCTCGCGATTACGGCATTGGCTTTGATCACTCATACGATACACCCAAACCGTTTAAACGAGGAAATAACACGGGCAATACCTCTGGCTTAGGCATAGGTCTGCATATCGCCCAAGATATTGTGTCAGGTTATCATGGCCAACTTATTATCGAACGAATGGATCAAGGCAGCCGCGTTCGCTTAATGGTGCCTGTTTATTTATCTAATGACTTTACCACTGAGGCAGAGACGGAATAATTTGATATAATTGACGCTTTTAAACAATGAAAGAATGCATTGACTATGCCACAAGACTATCGCGTTCCGCATCTTACAACGGCGCTAAAAGGCCCGTTACTAGAATTAGAAGCGCATCTATTAAACCATTCTCATGCTATAGAAGCATGGTTTAGACAAGAATTTCGTGACACCCCAGCGCCTTTTTATGCGTCCGTTGACCTGCGTAATGCGGGTTATAAGTTGGCACCCGTTGATACAAATTTATTTCCAGCGGGTTTTAATAATCTGCATCCCGATTTACGACCATTGGCGGTGCAAGCCGCACAACACGCGATTACTCAAGCCTGCCCGGTTACTGATGGCGTATTGATCATTCCAGAAAACCACACACGTAACACCTTTTATCTAGAAAACCTTTATACCCTGAAAGACATTATTGAAAGTGCCGGTTATGAGGTTCGGATAGGTTCAATTAATCCAGAAGTCACTGAAGCACAAACCATTGACTTACCATCGGGTAATAGTTTGGTGTTAGAGCCACTGGCTCGTGAAGGTAATCGGGTGGGTGTGACCGGTTTCTTCCCCTGTGCGGTCTTGTTAAACAATGACTTGTCTGCCGGGCGCCCGGCCATTTTAGAAGGCATTGAACAGGTGCTGATGCCGCCGTTAGATTTAGGCTGGTCCAGCCGCTACAAAACTCACCACTTTCAACATTATGCCAATGTTGCCAAGCGCCTCGCGGAGCTGGTCGATATTGATCCCTGGTTAATTACCCCAGAGTCCATGCAGTGCGGTGAAGTGGACTTTAAAAACCCAGACAGCCTTGAGCGGCTTGCCACCAAAGTTAATGAAGTGTTGGCAAAAACCGGCGACTACTACCATGAGCACGACATCGACTGCAAACCCTTCGTGATTGTAAAGTCAGATAGTGGTACCTATGGCATGGCGATTATGTCGGTGCAGTCCGCGGATGATATCCTCAAGCTCAATCGCAAACAGCGCAATAAAATGAGTTTTGCGAAGGAAGGGCTAACAGTGGATAAAATGTTGGTACAAGAAGGCGTTTACACCTTTGAAACGGTTGATGAAGCCGTCGCAGAACCGGTTGTGTATATGATTCACAATCATGTTATTGGTGGGTTTTATCGCATTCATACCGGCAAGACCGCTACAGATAACCTGAATTCGCCCGGCATGCATTTTGAACCCATGTCATTTCAGCTGTCAGGGGTTTTGCCGGATCAAACGCAGGGGCCTGATGCCGAACCCAATCGTTTCTATGCCTATGGCGTAATTGCACGCTTGGCGTTATTGGCCGCCGCTTACGAAATTAAGCACTCAAAAACTCAAAACCGCTAAGTAAAGCGAGCTTGCTGTTCGTCTTGTTGGCAATTCATTTCCGCTAACAAGGCGGTATTCCACAGCACAATCCACCAAATCAAATACAACCACAGTAAAAACAATGGCAATGCCGCCAAAGCACCATAGACTAAATCGTAGGTTGGAAAGGCTTGAATAAACCAAGCAAAACCCCGCTTCAATAATTCAAACTGAATGCTTGCCATAATGGCCACCAGGCCTGCTTGCTGCCAGGATATAAAGGCCGACGGCACCCATTTAAACACCATAAAAAACACCACAAACCCGACAATCAGCGGCACAAGTTTCAACCACTCCAACATCCAGACCGGTTCGTAATCATTGAGTTCTTGCCAGATCGGATAGGCCATTAAACTACTGCTTGCAAACAAGCCCGCGCCCAATAACAGCGGCCCTAGCAAACTAATCGCAAGGTATTTGCTAATAACCATCAACCAGCTACGCTCTCGGCGCACTTGCCAAAAACTATTCACCTTTTGATCAATGTGCCACAGCAGTAACAAAGTGGTCATCCACATTGCCATCAAGCCAGGCAAGGCTAAGCGACTGGCTTGTTGGGCAAAATTATTTAACGATTGGGCAACAACCGGTTGAGAATCCGGAATAAAGTGGGTGAACACCATATCGAGCACCAAGTTTTGCAAGGGTTCAAATAACGGCGACATCGAGAAAATACTGATCATAATGGCCAAAAGCGGCACTAGACTAACCAAAGACACATAGGCAAGAGATGCGACAAGGTCACCACCTTTGCAAATGACAAAGCGTTTGCCACTGGCAAAAAATAACGCCAGACCGGGTAGCCTGGCGATTTTAGTAACGATGGGCTTTAACAAGCATTTATCCCACCGTTTTAATTACGACGGTTAGCGAACACCATGCTCTTTAACAGATTTAAGCCTTCATAGAGTTCATAATCTTCAGATAATAAATTGACCGCTTCATCTTGCTTGCTGTCGTCAGCATCCGCAACACCTGGCTGATTGATGTGTCCGTCCAAGTCGGCTTCACGACTACGGCGCTCTTGATTAACCCGCTCAACTTTGACTAAATCAATTTCAATATCTGGCTTAATACCTGAAGCCTGGATGGAACGGCCCGATGGTGTGAAATACAAGGCCGTGGTTAACTTAATCGCCGCACCGTTATTGAGAGGCAGAATAGATTGCACCGAACCTTTACCAAAGGTATCGCGACCGGCAATAAGCGCGCGCCCATGATCTTGCAAGGCACCCGCTACTATTTCTGATGCCGACGCTGAACCTTCATTAACTAAGACGACAATCGGATTACCATTCATTAAATCACCGCGCTTGGCTTCAAAACGCATTTTAGAGTTTTGTAAACGCCCCTCGGTATAAACAATCAAACCTTCATTTAAGAACACGTTCGATACATCAACCGAAGCACTCAATACGCCACCAGGGTTGTTGCGCAAGTCTAGTACCAGGCCTGCTAAGGGCCCACCGTTTTCTTGCTCCAGGGTTCGAATAGCACGAGATAGATCGTCACCGGTTCGGTTTTGGAATTGACTAATCCGAACATAACCTAAATTAGCCTCAAGTAACCGCTCACGCACACTACGCACCTTAATAACGGCTCGGGTCAATTCAATTGCTACCGGCTCAGATTCACCACTACGAATAATGGTTAGAGTAATCTTGCTACCTGGCTCACCGCGCATCATCTTAACCGCATCGGTTAAACTCATGCCTTGTAACGATGTATCGTCCAGTTTAATAATAATATCACCTGAACGAACGCCAGCGCGTTGTGCCGGGGTATCATCAATGGGTGCGACAACTCGAACGGCACCATCTTCCATGCCGACTTCCATACCCAAGCCACCAAATTCGCCACGCGTGCTCTCTTCGACGCGCTCAAAGCTTTCTTTGGGCAGGTAATCTGAATGTGGGTCAAGATTAGTAAGCATGCCACGGATGGCATTTTCAAGCATTTTTTCATTTTCAATAGGCTCGTAATAACCGGTTGAAATACGGTCATAAACCTCAACAAAGGCACGTAACTGTTCAAGTGGTAAATTGGAGGCACTGGATGCTTGACGATCGGCCATCACGCTGGTACCCACCACTAAACTGGCGCCCAGCACACCCCCCATAATCATCCAGCTGATTTTCTTTAAACCGGTCGCTTTAACCACAGTTCTATCCTCGTTAGGCAATTCTTAGTGCATTATATGTGATCTTTTTATGACACAAGACCGTAATTTTGCATTAGAATTTGCTGAAATAAAATTATTAAGTAGGATACGAATAAACATGAGCGAACACAACCTTTTCGAGATGAAAGAAGACAATATCCTTAAAGCTTCCAAAGCTTTGAAAGCGATGGGCCATCCATTAAGGCTAAAAATCCTGTGTGTTTTGAGTGATGGCGAGATGCCGGTGATGGATATCGTCTCCAAAGTTGGTACTACGCAAAGCAACGTCTCTCAACACATAGATATTTTGCGTGAAAAAGGAATTATTGCATCTCGCCGTGATGGTAGTAAGATTCTTTGCAGTGTTGCTGATAAGGAAATCATCAGCTTGTTACACGCGATGCAAGCGACCTTCTGCCCAACAGAATAAACGCATTCCACTAACCGCTCATAGTTTAACGGGATAAAACGGCTGCCTCCTAAGCGGCAACTCCAGGTTCGAGTCCTGGTGAGCGGACACTCTAACCGTTTTCATTAAAATCGTTTTTGATACTTGCTAATACCAGCTCAGTGGCATCCGGAGTTGTTGCATTAGCCAATTCGGTCGAGGCTGTTAACCAGCGCTGTTCCCTAAACCAGTCACTAATTTCAGCTGCTAAAACGTCCGGCGTCAAATCGGCCTGGATAATTTTTTTAGCAACGCCCTGCTTCACCAATACATCCGCATTGGCACTTTGATGGTCATCTACCGCATAAGGGAAAGGTATAAAAATCGCGGCACGTTTAGCCGCGCGTACTTCACTGACCGTTAAAGCACCCGATCGAGCAATCACTAAATCACAATCCCTGTAGGCCTGTGCCATATCATCAATAAAAGACACCACCTGTGCCTCGCTAATACTATTAGCTTGATAGGCGTTCTGAGTCGTTGCTTGATCAGCCATGCCGGTTTGGTGTACCACCTGTGGACGTTGTTCACTGGGTATCAAAGCAAGCGCCTTAGGCAAAGTATCATTGAGTGCTCGCGCGCCGCGACTACCCCCGATTACCAACAAACGCTTACTCCGTTCTCTCTGTTCAACCTGTTGCGCACTCAAGGCCGGTACTTGCCTTATCGCAGCTCTCACTGGATTTCCAACCAAAAATTGATTTTTAGCCGACCAAGCCGCGACCGGAAAGCCACAAAACACCCGTTTTGCGAAGGGCGCTAACAGCCGATTGGTTAAGCCCACAATGGCATTTTGTTCATGTAAATAGAGCGGTAGACCTGCTAATTTCGTCGCTAAACCACCTGGACCACAGACAAATCCGCCCATTCCCAATACCGCATCAGGCTTGAGCTGTTTTATTAACCGATACGCCTGCCAGCAGGCCTGGCTAATTCGCCAAGGTGCCATCAACCAGCCACGCCAACCATTACCCCTTAAGCCCTTCACATCAATCGCATAAAAAGGAATATTAGCCCCGGTCACCCACTGCTTTTCCATTCCGCTTGGCGTGCCCAACCAAACGATTTCTGTACCCTGCGCTTGCCAAGCACTGGCTAGAGCCAGACCCGGAAAAACATGGCCTCCGGTTCCTGCGGCCATAATCATAATGCGTTGCAGTGATTTTGGGTGTGATGATTTCATTGAACTCCCTATGAACCGAATGATGGATTCGCCGACAATTCTTCTGTCGAATGCCCTTTAATAAGACGCGTTTCGTAATCAATGCGTAGCACCAAACCAATCGCCAACAAAGCCATCATTAAACTACTACCACCATAACTTACAAACGGCAAGGTTAGGCCCTTGGTTGGAAACACGCCTAAATTTACCCCGACGTTAATTAATAACTGCCCGGCAAACATAATCGCAACCCCATAGACCACCAAGGCTTTAAAAGGCGCTTGCGGTAACCAGGCGGCTTGGGCAACTGCAAACATTCGCCACAACAATAAGCCATAGAGGGATAGCAAAATGACAACACCTAACCAACCGGTTTCTTCGGCAAACACGGCAAACATAAAGTCAGTATGGGCATCGGGTAAATAGAGCAATTTTTGGACACTGGCACCTAGACCACTGCCGGTGATGCCCCCTGAGCCAATTGCCATCAGTGCTTGCGATAACTGATAACCCACGCCATAGGGGTCTTGCCAAGGGTCCATAAAGTTCATTACGCGCGCCATCCGATAGGGCGAGTTAATCAGCAGTACCGCTAATATCGCCCCAATAGGTAATACGGTAATCACAAAATAGCGAAAAGGAGCGCCGGCAATAAATAACATCCCAACTAACACGCCGGCAATCAAGACCGTGGTGCCGTAATCCGGTTGCAATAAGAGCAAACCCGCCATAATGCCAAAGGGTAGAAACAATCGAATAACGGCTGTCGAATCTTGCTTAACCGCATCTTGATGACGTTGTAAATAACCAGCCAGAAACAAGATGGTCGCAATTTTCATCCATTCAGCGGGCTGGAAATTCATCACAACTAATGGTAACCAACGTTTCGCGCCCCCAATTTCTCGACCAAATATCAACACCAGAGCTAATAGCACCAGACCCAATAAAAACCATTTTCCGCGATGCTGCAACCAACTTTGACTCGGAACCATCAGTACGAGAGCCGCAAACAGCCCACCGACGCCGAGCGCAAACACTTGGCGCTGAAAATAATGCCACTGATGACCAAAGCGCACTTCACTTACTGCCACTGAGCTTGATAGCACCATTACCAAACCAATAGTAATGAGCGCCAATACAATTAGCACCAGGGAGCCATCCAGGCCGCGGATATCGAGACGCCATGTATTAGCCACGAGACGATTTCTCCAAGTTTGCAACACAACTTATAAAGTGCTGGCCACGATGTTGATAATTGGTAAATTGATCAAGACTGGCACAAGCTGGTGATAACAAAACGGCATCACCCGCCTTTGCTAATGAAGCTGCCAAAACAACGGCCTCATCCAGTGTTTCCAATCGATGACAGGGCAGATCAGCTGACCAGGCCTGGTAGAGTTTATCAGCATCTCGGCCATATAAAATGGCCGCACGAGCAAATTGCGCC
This Thiomicrospira cyclica ALM1 DNA region includes the following protein-coding sequences:
- a CDS encoding YihY family inner membrane protein, with protein sequence MLKPIVTKIARLPGLALFFASGKRFVICKGGDLVASLAYVSLVSLVPLLAIMISIFSMSPLFEPLQNLVLDMVFTHFIPDSQPVVAQSLNNFAQQASRLALPGLMAMWMTTLLLLWHIDQKVNSFWQVRRERSWLMVISKYLAISLLGPLLLGAGLFASSSLMAYPIWQELNDYEPVWMLEWLKLVPLIVGFVVFFMVFKWVPSAFISWQQAGLVAIMASIQFELLKRGFAWFIQAFPTYDLVYGALAALPLFLLWLYLIWWIVLWNTALLAEMNCQQDEQQARFT
- a CDS encoding sensor histidine kinase; the encoded protein is MIFFAFTLNGVEAQDHCPITLALDPSSRMLIDAPSDLDFPDILTTNFTVPYKNQSLGLIKEAIWIKTPLNLDRDCESLQWSLVFGTAFHDFIDLYIVDGDQLLAHYALGDRRATHPILGPQRKPTIPLAAYINQDTSNKPLTLYIRIASQNALIADLSLMTDQAISDDEQPILILSAFIAATLFLLGVLSLILLGMTLKIALTYYFIMLVSYSFVLAAVYGWLNLTPINSDPWLTIAQATIALSFLLLSNTVLKLDNLFTKTYRSLLILNSLNFVFACYSAFIDELQLAILFSHLLGSFTIFMIMLLSIRLFKTNTIARLYMLIFGFMALSLILRTAFLHGLLPGNFITNHLFALVGIIQLTLLFFTTLSYYFLEFKQLVTQKQQLIFEQEQITQRKLFLRLLAHELMTPLAISDAAARNLIDDIELECKSESNQKLRNQLLNDITIQRRALKRMQELVQQCLVSQQDINRFSDGETSLKLILTSVEHEVKAMDIDNRVILNTAVPLAKQPQLIIKGDHQPLLFAMKLILNNALKYSPEQQKVELAITLEPLTLLAEKASQQLIIEARDYGIGFDHSYDTPKPFKRGNNTGNTSGLGIGLHIAQDIVSGYHGQLIIERMDQGSRVRLMVPVYLSNDFTTEAETE
- a CDS encoding ArsR/SmtB family transcription factor encodes the protein MSEHNLFEMKEDNILKASKALKAMGHPLRLKILCVLSDGEMPVMDIVSKVGTTQSNVSQHIDILREKGIIASRRDGSKILCSVADKEIISLLHAMQATFCPTE
- the gshA gene encoding glutamate--cysteine ligase, translating into MPQDYRVPHLTTALKGPLLELEAHLLNHSHAIEAWFRQEFRDTPAPFYASVDLRNAGYKLAPVDTNLFPAGFNNLHPDLRPLAVQAAQHAITQACPVTDGVLIIPENHTRNTFYLENLYTLKDIIESAGYEVRIGSINPEVTEAQTIDLPSGNSLVLEPLAREGNRVGVTGFFPCAVLLNNDLSAGRPAILEGIEQVLMPPLDLGWSSRYKTHHFQHYANVAKRLAELVDIDPWLITPESMQCGEVDFKNPDSLERLATKVNEVLAKTGDYYHEHDIDCKPFVIVKSDSGTYGMAIMSVQSADDILKLNRKQRNKMSFAKEGLTVDKMLVQEGVYTFETVDEAVAEPVVYMIHNHVIGGFYRIHTGKTATDNLNSPGMHFEPMSFQLSGVLPDQTQGPDAEPNRFYAYGVIARLALLAAAYEIKHSKTQNR
- the murG gene encoding undecaprenyldiphospho-muramoylpentapeptide beta-N-acetylglucosaminyltransferase → MKSSHPKSLQRIMIMAAGTGGHVFPGLALASAWQAQGTEIVWLGTPSGMEKQWVTGANIPFYAIDVKGLRGNGWRGWLMAPWRISQACWQAYRLIKQLKPDAVLGMGGFVCGPGGLATKLAGLPLYLHEQNAIVGLTNRLLAPFAKRVFCGFPVAAWSAKNQFLVGNPVRAAIRQVPALSAQQVEQRERSKRLLVIGGSRGARALNDTLPKALALIPSEQRPQVVHQTGMADQATTQNAYQANSISEAQVVSFIDDMAQAYRDCDLVIARSGALTVSEVRAAKRAAIFIPFPYAVDDHQSANADVLVKQGVAKKIIQADLTPDVLAAEISDWFREQRWLTASTELANATTPDATELVLASIKNDFNENG
- a CDS encoding 16S rRNA (uracil(1498)-N(3))-methyltransferase, producing the protein MRIPRFYLPADYQPGLVVALNKEQSHYALTVLRLKNGHQLQVFDGQGQQAEAQLQVINRREAQVQLGEQITRPGCESPLNTLLLQGISRGERMDYSLQKAVELGVTAIQPVFTERCEVRLDEEKAEKRRQQWQALVISACEQSGRCVVPEVKSLVTLNDWLAENPQQPGLVLDPYSRQTLNTLAAPDVSQVLAILIGPEGGLSEQEVAQAQTQGFQGIRLGPRILRTETAAPVILSLLQGRWGDLS
- a CDS encoding invasion associated locus B family protein yields the protein MSKFYALLLSGLMLNAVNVAAVEPSADLAVPAQGSAWSLANTFGDWQVVCTEQGDKSCRAVQALDLAQGDQTMRLLEAMVFYADRQARLTMTFPLGMDLLAGIVLRIDENEEIGLPFSTCLADGCRVMGNIGDDVMMQLMAGRVMKVGFRGFGEEQTLVLDVSLRGSARAFRAAEDRPVVIN
- a CDS encoding response regulator transcription factor, giving the protein MRLLLIEDEIDLAYQLERFLIKRQYHVTVCNNLNDSLLALSNQVYDAVLLDRLLPEGDALKDIARIKKHHDGFMLVMSALGEVQDRVAAFNRDVNYYLSKPIDFDELLAILEQFERKITQTASSNPSVRAENASSSWYIKRKRLYSPDQLVIQLTAREAMMVELMIAEFGQLVTRSALIMAMNQDPINYDSKALDSAVYRIRHKIEQATGQSVPFETVHGVGYVWHD
- a CDS encoding S41 family peptidase; its protein translation is MVKATGLKKISWMIMGGVLGASLVVGTSVMADRQASSASNLPLEQLRAFVEVYDRISTGYYEPIENEKMLENAIRGMLTNLDPHSDYLPKESFERVEESTRGEFGGLGMEVGMEDGAVRVVAPIDDTPAQRAGVRSGDIIIKLDDTSLQGMSLTDAVKMMRGEPGSKITLTIIRSGESEPVAIELTRAVIKVRSVRERLLEANLGYVRISQFQNRTGDDLSRAIRTLEQENGGPLAGLVLDLRNNPGGVLSASVDVSNVFLNEGLIVYTEGRLQNSKMRFEAKRGDLMNGNPIVVLVNEGSASASEIVAGALQDHGRALIAGRDTFGKGSVQSILPLNNGAAIKLTTALYFTPSGRSIQASGIKPDIEIDLVKVERVNQERRSREADLDGHINQPGVADADDSKQDEAVNLLSEDYELYEGLNLLKSMVFANRRN
- the ftsW gene encoding putative lipid II flippase FtsW: MANTWRLDIRGLDGSLVLIVLALITIGLVMVLSSSVAVSEVRFGHQWHYFQRQVFALGVGGLFAALVLMVPSQSWLQHRGKWFLLGLVLLALVLIFGREIGGAKRWLPLVVMNFQPAEWMKIATILFLAGYLQRHQDAVKQDSTAVIRLFLPFGIMAGLLLLQPDYGTTVLIAGVLVGMLFIAGAPFRYFVITVLPIGAILAVLLINSPYRMARVMNFMDPWQDPYGVGYQLSQALMAIGSGGITGSGLGASVQKLLYLPDAHTDFMFAVFAEETGWLGVVILLSLYGLLLWRMFAVAQAAWLPQAPFKALVVYGVAIMFAGQLLINVGVNLGVFPTKGLTLPFVSYGGSSLMMALLAIGLVLRIDYETRLIKGHSTEELSANPSFGS